The following proteins are encoded in a genomic region of Marinitoga litoralis:
- a CDS encoding DUF4899 domain-containing protein — MDFYAIKFFATSSLTAEIIVGYMFGKQKGKADYKVLSIPKSKLPKYELPDINISFIEYKAKLEELYYNAIKDSTVLDLNKRFLAFVQSTIKRYGPEIINAKLFLGVRDSDVAIIKAILAEIFEEWEGEVNLRIVAEKLTYQDLVWLMSEQRSFTEKEKSYLNRVDVLNSPEILPLSDPLNGMTINNLDVGDPIYSLIIDPIEPANINRLKEQYPDKFDEQGKNVLPIESNLIAKELVPGTDYYFIKVDLGGGIIGKAIISKNLKMMVDSNKIEEMHRKREEYINPSEEKIIGDILKESIDGLKREANLPQNKVKSSDLLIIFGLSIGLIIAAILLGIWLGVF, encoded by the coding sequence ATGGATTTTTATGCAATAAAGTTTTTTGCTACTTCATCATTAACAGCAGAAATTATTGTAGGGTATATGTTTGGAAAGCAAAAAGGAAAGGCAGATTATAAAGTATTATCAATACCTAAATCTAAACTTCCAAAATATGAATTACCTGATATAAACATATCGTTTATAGAATATAAAGCAAAATTAGAGGAATTATATTATAATGCAATAAAAGATTCTACTGTTTTAGATTTAAACAAAAGATTTCTAGCATTTGTACAATCGACTATAAAAAGATATGGTCCAGAAATAATTAATGCCAAATTGTTTCTTGGTGTTAGAGATTCTGATGTGGCGATAATTAAAGCGATATTAGCAGAAATTTTTGAAGAATGGGAAGGAGAAGTTAATTTAAGAATAGTTGCTGAAAAACTGACATATCAAGATCTTGTTTGGTTAATGAGCGAACAAAGAAGTTTTACTGAAAAAGAAAAATCTTATTTAAATAGAGTAGATGTTTTAAATTCTCCAGAAATTTTACCATTGTCTGATCCATTAAATGGTATGACAATTAATAATTTAGATGTAGGTGATCCAATTTATTCATTAATTATAGATCCTATTGAGCCAGCAAATATAAATAGGTTAAAGGAACAATATCCGGACAAATTTGATGAGCAGGGGAAAAATGTACTTCCTATCGAATCAAATTTAATTGCAAAGGAATTAGTTCCTGGTACAGATTATTATTTTATTAAAGTTGATTTAGGCGGTGGCATTATTGGCAAGGCTATAATTTCAAAAAATTTAAAAATGATGGTAGATTCTAATAAAATAGAAGAAATGCATAGAAAAAGAGAAGAGTATATTAATCCATCGGAAGAAAAAATAATTGGGGACATTTTAAAAGAAAGTATTGATGGATTAAAAAGAGAGGCAAATCTTCCACAGAATAAGGTGAAAAGTAGTGATTTACTAATTATTTTTGGATTATCAATAGGATTAATAATAGCAGCAATTTTATTGGGAATTTGGTTGGGAGTATTTTGA
- a CDS encoding radical SAM protein, with protein sequence MKVKLSYATAVLLGLKKGKINFDMPTAYLMLGEKCIYNCSFCAQAREANSDKDLLSRVKWPEYDIDNFINKVKENNPFKRLCIQVVNSENYFEDLKEFLEKTKDIQVLKAVSLRPKNINEVDEIFKYNIDDLGISIDVANKELFKEIRGGSFDSLFNILVESSKKYPGKITTHIIVGLGETDEDLIDIMLDMKKYNILVSLFAFTPVLGTKLEKKDPPSIERYRKIQLAREIIEKYDVKKEDFVFENSSLVKLPDVDISYDEAIKTSGCSYCTRPYYNEKPNKTLYNVPQNRKY encoded by the coding sequence ATGAAAGTTAAACTATCATATGCTACAGCAGTTTTATTAGGGTTAAAAAAAGGAAAGATTAATTTTGATATGCCCACAGCATATTTAATGTTAGGAGAAAAATGTATATATAATTGTAGTTTTTGTGCTCAAGCTAGAGAGGCTAATTCAGATAAAGATTTATTATCCAGAGTTAAATGGCCAGAATATGATATAGATAATTTTATTAACAAAGTTAAAGAAAATAATCCATTTAAAAGATTATGTATTCAGGTGGTTAATTCAGAAAATTATTTCGAAGACTTAAAAGAATTTTTAGAAAAAACAAAAGATATTCAAGTGTTGAAAGCAGTCTCTTTAAGACCTAAAAACATAAATGAGGTTGATGAAATTTTTAAATACAATATTGACGATTTAGGTATATCTATTGATGTTGCAAATAAAGAATTATTTAAAGAAATTAGGGGAGGGAGTTTTGACTCTCTCTTTAACATTTTAGTAGAATCATCCAAAAAATATCCTGGTAAAATAACTACTCATATTATTGTTGGTTTAGGTGAAACTGATGAAGATTTAATAGATATAATGTTAGATATGAAAAAATATAATATTTTAGTTTCATTATTTGCTTTTACTCCAGTTTTAGGTACTAAATTAGAAAAGAAAGATCCTCCATCTATAGAAAGATATAGGAAAATACAATTAGCTAGAGAGATAATAGAAAAATATGATGTAAAAAAAGAAGATTTTGTTTTTGAAAACAGTTCTTTAGTAAAATTACCAGATGTTGATATTTCTTATGATGAAGCAATAAAAACTAGTGGATGTAGTTATTGTACAAGACCATATTATAATGAAAAACCAAATAAAACATTATATAATGTTCCACAAAATAGAAAATATTGA
- the glgD gene encoding glucose-1-phosphate adenylyltransferase subunit GlgD produces MKVLGLILAGSSKSGIEKLTQKRASAAVPVFGKYRAIDFTLSNFVNSKIKKVGVLTQYYPRSLMDHLGSGKEWDLDRKTGGLFILQPYFKTKDEIPVYRGTADAIFQNMTLLRRGDEDFVLIGSGDHIYNFDFNKLYRYHLSQGADITILTKEFEDEELINTFGQVVTNEEGRILEFHEKPKEIKSKRISLGVYFINKALLMELLYSTVPNGGSDIVHDIIIPNLQKLRVYAYNFKGYWSNIKKSIKTYYETNMSILKDDVRRELFYSKKIYTKLKDYAPPKININAKVENAFIADGVIINGFVKNSIISRGVKVKAGAVVENSIILQDTIISEGTVIRNAIIDKDCEIREGRKIIGEHEIIVIEKGSII; encoded by the coding sequence ATGAAAGTTTTAGGATTGATTTTAGCAGGTTCATCAAAAAGCGGAATAGAAAAGTTAACTCAAAAAAGGGCAAGTGCAGCAGTTCCTGTTTTTGGTAAATATAGAGCAATTGATTTTACTTTAAGTAATTTTGTAAATTCAAAAATAAAAAAAGTTGGTGTACTAACGCAATATTATCCTAGAAGTTTGATGGATCATTTAGGTAGCGGAAAAGAATGGGATTTAGATAGAAAAACAGGTGGTTTATTTATTTTACAACCATATTTCAAAACTAAAGATGAAATACCAGTATACAGAGGAACAGCAGATGCGATATTTCAAAATATGACATTATTAAGAAGAGGAGACGAAGATTTTGTTTTAATAGGTTCTGGAGATCATATATATAATTTTGATTTTAATAAATTATATAGATATCATTTATCTCAAGGAGCAGATATAACTATATTAACAAAGGAATTTGAAGATGAAGAATTGATAAATACTTTTGGTCAAGTTGTGACTAATGAAGAAGGAAGAATTTTAGAATTTCATGAAAAACCAAAAGAAATTAAATCTAAAAGGATATCATTAGGAGTATATTTTATTAATAAAGCACTTTTAATGGAATTATTATATTCAACAGTTCCTAATGGAGGATCAGATATAGTACATGATATAATTATACCTAATTTACAAAAATTAAGAGTTTACGCATATAATTTCAAAGGTTATTGGTCAAATATAAAAAAATCAATAAAAACATATTATGAAACAAATATGAGTATTTTAAAAGATGATGTTAGAAGAGAGTTGTTCTATTCTAAGAAAATATATACAAAATTAAAAGATTATGCACCACCTAAGATAAATATAAATGCAAAGGTGGAAAATGCATTTATTGCTGATGGGGTTATTATAAATGGTTTTGTTAAAAATTCTATTATATCAAGAGGAGTAAAAGTTAAAGCTGGAGCCGTAGTAGAAAATTCTATTATATTACAAGATACAATAATTTCAGAAGGAACTGTAATAAGGAATGCGATTATAGACAAGGATTGTGAAATTAGAGAAGGTAGAAAGATAATTGGAGAACATGAAATAATAGTAATTGAAAAAGGATCGATTATATAA
- a CDS encoding zinc dependent phospholipase C family protein, translating to MPSILAHIIYAMKNDIRLWGPELYLGSQGPDVFFYVNDKKHREIGNKLHELKISDYYELMKNFPETFFKGFISHLELDEKLHPIINSFYAESKTHTKFEYNFDELLSLRFIGNHFIENKWWKILKVDNIKKISKEFDRILMKEFNIEINFEFVYNKMLKNLKLLFQYPYLKKNIIAKKLKLIGIDYTYLYPKIIEKDINKLKHLENEFNKILEGD from the coding sequence GTGCCTAGTATTTTAGCTCATATAATATATGCAATGAAAAATGATATTAGATTATGGGGACCAGAATTATATTTAGGGTCACAAGGGCCAGATGTGTTTTTTTATGTAAATGATAAAAAGCATAGAGAGATAGGAAATAAATTACATGAGTTAAAAATTTCTGATTATTATGAGTTAATGAAAAATTTTCCAGAAACATTTTTTAAAGGTTTTATATCTCACTTGGAATTAGACGAAAAACTACATCCGATTATAAATTCGTTTTATGCAGAGTCGAAAACTCATACAAAATTTGAATATAACTTTGATGAATTATTATCTTTAAGATTTATTGGGAATCATTTTATAGAAAATAAATGGTGGAAAATATTAAAAGTAGATAATATAAAAAAGATTTCAAAAGAATTTGATAGAATTTTAATGAAAGAATTTAATATAGAAATTAATTTTGAATTTGTATATAATAAGATGTTGAAAAATCTCAAATTATTATTCCAATATCCATATTTAAAAAAGAATATTATTGCAAAAAAACTAAAGCTAATAGGAATCGATTATACATATTTGTATCCAAAAATAATAGAGAAAGATATTAACAAATTAAAACATTTAGAAAATGAGTTTAATAAAATTCTTGAGGGGGATTGA
- a CDS encoding glucose-1-phosphate adenylyltransferase, with product MMNVVALILAGGQGTRLGVITEYLAKPAVPYGGKYRIIDFAISNCVNSGIYNVGVLTQYRPHVLNKHLGIGRPWDLDIKTGGLTVLPPYVSSTDQSWYMGTADAIYQNIEYIDTYDPDFVLILSGDHIYKMDYNEMIDFHIEKNADATIACMEVPINEAHRFGIMVTDSFGKIVEFQEKPKEPKGNLASLGIYVYSWKILKELLIEDAKDPNSEHDFGKNIIPRMLEEKNNLVAFNYEGYWRDVGTLESYWESNLELLGPLPLLNIHDVNWKIYTQSEELPPAFVSNKAKLTSSLISEGCEIHGEVHNSVLFQGVIVEEGAVVKDSVIMNKCIIRKGSYIEKAIIAENAEVGENVKIGVGEFKESQYNKKIYNSDITLIGFNAKIPSNITIGKNVVIGNYVTYISEDVLSGGYVI from the coding sequence TTGATGAATGTTGTAGCTTTAATATTAGCTGGAGGTCAAGGTACAAGATTAGGAGTTATCACTGAATACTTAGCAAAACCAGCTGTTCCATATGGAGGAAAATATAGAATAATTGATTTCGCTATTAGTAATTGTGTAAACTCAGGTATATATAATGTTGGAGTTTTAACTCAATATAGACCACATGTTTTAAATAAACATTTAGGAATAGGAAGGCCTTGGGATTTGGATATAAAAACAGGAGGATTAACTGTATTACCTCCATATGTAAGCAGTACAGATCAGTCATGGTATATGGGTACAGCAGATGCTATTTATCAAAATATAGAATATATAGATACATATGATCCAGATTTTGTTTTAATTTTATCGGGTGATCATATATATAAGATGGATTATAATGAGATGATAGATTTTCATATAGAAAAAAATGCTGATGCAACTATTGCTTGTATGGAAGTTCCTATAAATGAAGCTCATAGATTTGGAATAATGGTAACAGATTCTTTTGGGAAAATTGTAGAATTCCAAGAAAAACCAAAAGAACCAAAAGGTAATTTAGCTTCTTTAGGAATTTATGTATATTCTTGGAAGATTTTAAAAGAACTATTAATAGAAGATGCTAAAGATCCAAATTCTGAACATGATTTTGGAAAAAATATAATTCCAAGAATGCTCGAAGAAAAAAATAATCTTGTAGCTTTTAATTATGAAGGGTATTGGAGAGATGTTGGGACATTAGAATCATATTGGGAATCAAATTTAGAGTTATTAGGACCTTTACCATTACTTAATATTCATGATGTTAATTGGAAAATATATACTCAATCAGAAGAATTACCACCTGCATTTGTTTCAAATAAAGCAAAATTGACCAGTTCTTTGATTAGTGAAGGTTGTGAAATACATGGAGAAGTTCATAATTCAGTATTATTCCAAGGTGTAATAGTTGAAGAAGGAGCAGTTGTAAAAGATTCAGTTATTATGAATAAATGTATTATAAGAAAAGGTTCATATATAGAAAAAGCAATTATAGCAGAAAATGCTGAAGTGGGTGAAAATGTTAAAATAGGTGTTGGTGAATTCAAAGAAAGTCAATATAATAAGAAAATTTATAATTCTGATATAACTTTGATTGGATTTAATGCGAAAATACCTTCAAATATAACCATAGGTAAAAATGTTGTAATAGGAAATTATGTTACTTATATAAGTGAAGACGTTCTTTCCGGTGGTTATGTAATATAA